A window of the Lolium perenne isolate Kyuss_39 chromosome 7, Kyuss_2.0, whole genome shotgun sequence genome harbors these coding sequences:
- the LOC127300876 gene encoding uncharacterized protein produces MNRALAMSGMDGMEPPSEVSADPSRSQNIIDEDDDWVIVKKQRVTILIPPLSPAAASPQAGTLKISSRLTSLPRMSRRNYHATTKKQVTMKKFQESSLEVLGVDGRMKTAQTHPSENIVNQDYAMMRGQSSRSPAAPAVKSDWTKHADHAVKGLFHQAAEIATSSLQNTYELGLPIIYSPLTNKVLRARLLQRRVVQFGGLRNWLLTCGLGWFISILDNEEMGMYQIVSLTMNKLKEMGLIAVGPRRKLLHAIDSLCKPRQFEMFS; encoded by the coding sequence ATGAACAGAGCACTAGCGATGTCAGGTATGGATGGTATGGAACCACCTTCAGAGGTTTCTGCTGATCCATCACGTTCACAGAACATCATTGACGAGGATGATGATTGGGTGATAGTCAAGAAACAGCGGGTCACCATATTGATCCCTCCACTATCACCTGCAGCTGCAAGCCCTCAAGCTGGTACACTCAAAATAAGTTCCAGACTAACTAGCCTACCAAGAATGAGCAGGAGGAACTACCATGCCACCACAAAAAAACAGGTTACTATGAAGAAATTTCAGGAGTCCTCTCTTGAGGTCCTCGGAGTTGATGGCAGAATGAAGACAGCTCAAACCCATCCTTCTGAAAATATTGTCAATCAAGATTATGCAATGATGAGGGGACAATCGTCACGAAGTCCTGCTGCCCCTGCTGTAAAGTCTGACTGGACTAAACATGCAGATCATGCTGTTAAAGGACTGTTTCATCAGGCCGCTGAGATAGCAACAAGTTCACTTCAAAACACATATGAGCTCGGGCTGCCAATTATATATTCACCTCTCACAAATAAGGTATTGCGAGCACGGCTTCTTCAGAGACGGGTTGTTCAGTTTGGTGGCCTGAGGAATTGGCTTTTGACTTGTGGTCTTGGATGGTTTATCAGTATATTGGATAATGAAGAGATGGGGATGTATCAGATAGTCTCTCTTACAATGAACAAGCTGAAAGAGATGGGTCTTATCGCCGTAGGACCACGGAGAAAATTACTTCATGCTATTGACAGCCTCTGCAAGCCCCGCCAGTTTGAGATGTTTTCATGA